The segment GGCTGGCTTGCTGCCTGGGTGTGCCCGCTGGCAGAACCAACCCACGTGggcttcccagagccagggtgcaCCACTAAGTCTTGCAGCCTGGAAGGAGGTTGCATGTTAGGCCTCCATAGACCACAGGGCTGCAGGTTGGGGGCCCCTCTGAATAGCTTCCACTCCTTGAGGACCCCACTGGACAGGGTGGACATGGGCCGAGGGAGTCCAGCTGCACCTGGCAAGCGCCTGCCCCATGATGAAAGCCCTGTGTCTGCTGCTCAGTTGGCAGTAGGGTTGGGCTGAGCACCGGATGCTGAacagcgccccctcccctgcctgctcaTGCTCGCCGCTTCAGCCTCAGGGAGTTATCCAGGGAGACCAGCTGGTGCAGGAAGCCCCGGTTGGGGATGATGCCGCGGTGGTCCTTGACAGTCTTTATGGCTTCCACCAGGGTCATACGGTGGCGGATCATGAGGTAGGCGAGGACCAAGGTGGCCGAGCGGCTCACCCCGACAGCACAGTGGACGAGGATCCTTCCTGCGGAGAGAAGGGGAGCTGCGTCACAGAGGGGCTACAGCCCCAAGGCCCCACTGCCCGGGGTTAGGGAAATCCAGGAAACAGTCCTATAACAGTGCGGGTGAGATGGTCACTCCAGCGCAGGAGttaggatacagggctagatgggaCAGATGGTCACAcaatggcaggggaggagggttcCCTTGGAAAAAgttgacttttcattgaaaaatcaaaatctgaATGATCTTGATTaagaaatgctgctgtggtgcctcGTGGGAGCTGTAGTTTGAATGGTTCGTGCCTTCATTTTCCTCTCTAAGCTGGGTGGACCGGCCAGATGACATCTGCCAGGATGCACTGTAGTGcgtcttataagcataacagcaCCACAATCTCTCATTTCGGGCAGGGGacgtgatgcatcatgggagtccacAGCCATAGTGAATCATGGGAGATGATGTCTGGCTATGAAGCCCAGCTTCAACAAGGAGAATGGGAACATGAGGCCACTGAACTACAACCCCTATGAGGCTCTACTGCAGCATTTCCAATCAAAGTATTCCAGTGTATGGCTAAATAGTTCCGTTTTTGGTTGAAAATCAAAAActttctggtttgttttttttcagtgaaaaaactaAGCATTGCATGGAAAGCAGATACTTCATGTTGTTTAGTCAAAAACTCAATCTTCCTTTGAACAACAGTTTTGAGAACAACATTTTCAACCTGCCCTACTCCACGGTCCCTATGAGCCAGACTCTGAGCTGCGCCTCCTGAGTGTGGGAGGCCAAAGATGCTTGTACCCCCTATGCACTTCCTGAATCCTGGTCTCGTCTGGGGACTTCAGATCCACCCCATCCTGCTCTAGATCCACCCCGCACCCTGGCATACCCTTATGCCAGGGGTTGCTTACACCGAACTCCCAGTGTTGTGAGAGGAAGGGATCCACCTCAGATCTGGCCTATTTGTTCCAGCAGGATGGCATGAAAGAGCCAGGCCATGGCCCACAATTGGGGCCTGGCTCTCTTCCAGAATGGTGGCTgctgggatactgggctagctgaaCCATTGCTCTAGTCTAGCGGATCCCGGTGTAGATGGAGGTAGCTCTATTCTGGTGCAGCAGGAGGCCAGATACTGAGCTAGAAGGATCATTGTGCTGGTCCAACATGGTGACCTTGGTGTTATGGTGGCAGTTTTGCAGACTCAAGAAGGTGGTTTGGGAGGTTTCTCTGAGCCAATCACATGGGGGAGGGCTATGGAGGTGGGAGTGAGGATCCCCATGTCTTGCTAATGGTATCTCCACTGCTTCCAGCACAGAACCATGGGTGGCGTGTTTATAAGGAAAGAAGGCGACTAGAGATGAGGGTGTTGGACACGGCCTTTCCTCTTGCCCAGCCAAGCTCCTCGTCCCAACCCCTGCTCCCTCTTCtccaacccctcctctgcccctcacctcctccctcactcAGCGCCTGGTGGATGAAGTCAGCTGAAGGGTGGAAGTAGGGACTCATGTCGAAGCTGGGCGAGTCGTGGGCCTCGATGCCAAGGTAGCGGATGCCGGTGCCCTCATAGTACTCAGCACCCCCTCTCCACTTGCTGTGCGAGGCATTGAGGATGTGGGTGATGCGCAGGCGGGCCAGCTCACGCCGATTGGCTGCTATATCTCTGCAGAGAAGGGAGCAAAGGGTTAAAATGGGGGAGCTTATGTGGCAGCAGCTGAGCGGGGAGTGCTTCTTGGCAGTGGACTGTGCAAGTATTATCTGCTAGAACTGGTACTAGGGAGGGGAGAGCTACTTGGACCAGGCCAGCATGGATTTTTGGCTTGGAGGGAACAGGCCAGAAGAAGGTGTAGGGCGGAAGGGGAGTCATCTGGTGGGtacactaaaaaataaaaaatctgtcATTCCCCAGCTAGCAACACACATTTCTctggactgggagtggttgggtcattacaaaacctaaacctaatttcccccatactaatttccccgtactgttactcacaccttcttgtcaattgtttgaaatgggccactctcattaccactacaaaagtgatttttcctcccttggtatcctactgttaattgaattgtcttgttagactgacctcccacttggcaaggcaactctcatcttttcatgtgctgtgtatttatacctgctactgtattttccactccatgcatctgatgaagtgggttttagcccacgaaagcttatgcccaaataaatttgttagtttctaaggtgccacaaggactcctcgttgtttttgctgatacagactaacacggctacccctctgagacaCATTTGTCTCGGTCTCTCACCCCCAAGTGATTctagcctggggctccccacacagctcctgCCAATCCTGGGCCTCAATCCTGATCCACAGCCCCCCTGCAATATTAGTCTGGGTTCCCCTTACCCCTTTACAGCTCTGCTAGTGCCCCTTAATCATGTACCCCTGGTTTCCCAAACCTCTtgagaatagaatcatagaaatgtcaggctgggaGGGATCTCAGAAATCAtcgggcaggtctacactatccaCCGGATTGTCGGGTAATGATTGATTtatcaggggtcgatttatcgtgtctagtctagacgcaataaatcgatccctgagtgctctcccactgactccggtactccaccgctgtgagaggcacaggcggagttgacgggggagcggcagcagtcgactcagcgCCATGACAATGGTAAGTGGACCTAAATACATATTctcgtagctgaatttgcatattttaggtcgatcccgccccagtgtagaccagagcatctagtccagccccccatgctgaggcacgaccaagtaaacccagactatcgctgacagctgtttgtctaacctgttcttaaaaacctccagtgacggggattccaccacctccctagataacctgttccagagcttaactgtccttagagcagtgatactcagacctcagtgattcaggagccaaattagcgatcaacattacccagaagagccacagtcgtgtgaattcattgtttaatTTACTATATATCTCTTTTCTTGGATAttctgaccaagtattattattattttattaacgacaattggttaataacatagtaaaagcatcctgatgagTTAATAATTTAAACTGGTTATAATTAAATCATCCAGTGTTTTACCTTAgagaaagttttccctaacatacaacctaaatctcccttgctgtaaacTAGGGTGTTTGCTGTGTCCAGTTTGTATGTGGTGGGTCTTTTCACATGGGCCCTCAGGGGCCATTTTTGAGTGCCACTATCCCATTTTTTACCCTCAGGGGCCATTTTTGAGTGCCACTATCCCAAATtgaaaggacacacacacacacacacacacacacagttgcgcTGCAGTCTCCTCCTCCCCAGTCCATGCACCCTTCCACAACTATGCTACTGAGtccctttccctcttccttcccatccccaccaATTCCCACTTCCCCTCATGACCTGGGGGCCTGTGCTCCCATCCCCTGGGCCTGTACTTACTGGTCTCCCAAGTAGAGTCCTGGCCAGACCTCATCTGCATGGTTACAGGCCGTCTTCCCCGTGTACAGCAGCCTCTCCAGCTCAAAgacactgaggatggggtggttGCTGGCGTCTTCCTGAGACCCCCGGCTGGGTGACCTGGAGCTGCTTCTGGAGAACCTGGACATAAAAGCCATTGGAGCTCCCGAGACCCACAATGCATCCCT is part of the Chrysemys picta bellii isolate R12L10 chromosome 2, ASM1138683v2, whole genome shotgun sequence genome and harbors:
- the DUSP26 gene encoding dual specificity protein phosphatase 26 isoform X2 gives rise to the protein MRLHSTQKWRLSQSIHESWQFCRFSRSSSRSPSRGSQEDASNHPILSVFELERLLYTGKTACNHADEVWPGLYLGDQDIAANRRELARLRITHILNASHSKWRGGAEYYEGTGIRYLGIEAHDSPSFDMSPYFHPSADFIHQALSEGGGRILVHCAVGVSRSATLVLAYLMIRHRMTLVEAIKTVKDHRGIIPNRGFLHQLVSLDNSLRLKRRA
- the DUSP26 gene encoding dual specificity protein phosphatase 26 isoform X3, which encodes MAFMSRFSRSSSRSPSRGSQEDASNHPILSVFELERLLYTGKTACNHADEVWPGLYLGDQDIAANRRELARLRITHILNASHSKWRGGAEYYEGTGIRYLGIEAHDSPSFDMSPYFHPSADFIHQALSEGGGRILVHCAVGVSRSATLVLAYLMIRHRMTLVEAIKTVKDHRGIIPNRGFLHQLVSLDNSLRLKRRA
- the DUSP26 gene encoding dual specificity protein phosphatase 26 isoform X1, which produces MATLPIDSRELAVLQDGTVGDGSSSVITHRDALWVSGAPMAFMSRFSRSSSRSPSRGSQEDASNHPILSVFELERLLYTGKTACNHADEVWPGLYLGDQDIAANRRELARLRITHILNASHSKWRGGAEYYEGTGIRYLGIEAHDSPSFDMSPYFHPSADFIHQALSEGGGRILVHCAVGVSRSATLVLAYLMIRHRMTLVEAIKTVKDHRGIIPNRGFLHQLVSLDNSLRLKRRA